The Devosia sp. SD17-2 genome includes a region encoding these proteins:
- a CDS encoding YetF domain-containing protein has product MEQAVSELDWQRMLIGDDSAIVFVEILIRTVIIYGYTLALLRWLGGRAIGQLSTVEFLLVIALGSAVGDAMFYPDVPLLHAMAVVTLVVLANKGLDMAMARNRAFERALDGAPKEAVRQGVILASFLKDKALTTNELAQQLRQRGIEHLGQVEHAYVETDGVLTVFKSAPQARPGLPIVPPWEIEHPRPVAADASPDGPVACLHCGYLAQPAHRGTCPNCGGEQWTLARTDR; this is encoded by the coding sequence ATGGAACAGGCTGTAAGCGAGCTCGACTGGCAGCGAATGCTGATCGGGGACGATTCGGCGATCGTCTTTGTCGAGATCCTCATCCGCACCGTCATTATCTATGGCTATACGCTGGCGCTGTTGCGCTGGCTGGGCGGGCGCGCCATCGGGCAATTGTCGACGGTGGAGTTCCTGCTCGTCATTGCCCTCGGATCGGCCGTCGGCGACGCCATGTTCTATCCGGACGTGCCTCTCCTCCACGCCATGGCGGTGGTCACGCTCGTCGTCCTTGCCAATAAGGGTCTGGACATGGCCATGGCGCGCAATCGCGCCTTCGAGCGCGCCCTCGACGGGGCGCCCAAGGAAGCGGTCCGCCAGGGTGTGATCCTGGCCAGCTTTCTCAAGGACAAGGCGCTGACCACCAATGAACTGGCCCAGCAGCTGCGCCAGAGGGGCATCGAGCATCTCGGACAGGTCGAACATGCCTATGTCGAAACCGATGGCGTGCTCACCGTCTTCAAGAGCGCGCCGCAAGCCCGCCCCGGCTTGCCCATCGTGCCGCCATGGGAGATTGAACACCCCCGGCCCGTGGCAGCGGATGCTTCTCCAGATGGACCGGTCGCTTGCCTCCATTGCGGATACCTCGCCCAGCCGGCCCATCGGGGCACCTGCCCCAATTGCGGGGGCGAGCAATGGACCCTCGCGCGCACCGACCGCTAA
- a CDS encoding YeeE/YedE thiosulfate transporter family protein: MTTPAIRFGLPLLIAIGLAWGFFVLNGQGPEGRPLAFSLAIGAAFGVVLQRSRFCFYCNFRDLIEKRQAAGVIAILVALGVGAIGYTAIFGAWLPTPAPGRLPPTAHIGPVSLTLVIAAFAFGIGMAISGSCLSAHFYRLAEGSVISPFAIIGAGLGFGLGFLTWNPLFLAITSNAFILWLPNIFDYAGALAITIAALAALAVAALWWARPAMSEPAASLTLGEAIDRVFFHRWPAVLGGTLVGIISTLAYFRVAPLGVTAELGSIVRTAGTAWDVLPGTLFGLDGLRGCATIIKEALLSHNGLFVIGLIGASFITSLIAGQFKPRRLTGLDVVRGLSGGLLLGWGSMTALGCTVGVLLSGIHAGSLSGWVFLLASCMGILAALFLAKLVSGRAVAPQTA, from the coding sequence ATGACCACGCCAGCCATCCGCTTCGGCCTTCCGCTTCTCATCGCCATCGGCCTTGCCTGGGGCTTTTTCGTGCTCAATGGCCAGGGCCCGGAAGGGCGTCCGCTGGCCTTTTCGCTCGCGATCGGCGCCGCCTTCGGCGTCGTCCTGCAGCGCAGCCGCTTCTGCTTTTACTGCAATTTTCGCGATCTCATTGAAAAGCGCCAGGCGGCGGGCGTGATCGCCATCCTCGTGGCTCTTGGCGTCGGCGCCATTGGCTACACCGCCATCTTCGGCGCCTGGCTGCCGACCCCGGCCCCTGGCCGCCTGCCCCCAACCGCCCATATCGGACCGGTCAGCCTGACGTTGGTCATCGCTGCCTTCGCCTTTGGAATCGGCATGGCCATTTCCGGCTCATGCCTTTCCGCTCATTTTTATCGGCTAGCCGAAGGTTCGGTGATTTCGCCCTTCGCCATCATTGGGGCCGGCCTTGGCTTTGGGCTGGGGTTCCTCACCTGGAACCCGCTGTTCCTCGCCATAACCTCGAACGCCTTCATCCTCTGGTTGCCCAATATTTTTGATTATGCCGGTGCGCTGGCGATCACGATTGCGGCGCTCGCCGCCCTCGCCGTCGCCGCTCTGTGGTGGGCGCGCCCGGCCATGTCGGAGCCCGCCGCTTCACTGACCCTTGGCGAAGCCATCGATCGGGTGTTCTTCCACCGCTGGCCAGCCGTGCTCGGCGGTACCCTCGTGGGCATCATTTCCACGCTCGCCTATTTTCGCGTCGCGCCGCTGGGCGTCACCGCCGAGCTCGGCTCGATCGTGCGCACCGCCGGCACTGCCTGGGACGTCTTGCCGGGGACGCTGTTTGGCCTCGACGGACTGCGCGGCTGCGCCACCATCATCAAGGAAGCGCTGCTTTCCCATAACGGCCTCTTCGTTATCGGGCTGATCGGGGCGTCCTTCATCACCTCGCTCATTGCCGGCCAGTTCAAGCCGCGCCGTCTTACCGGGCTCGACGTGGTGCGCGGCCTCTCAGGCGGCCTTCTGCTCGGCTGGGGTTCGATGACCGCGCTCGGCTGCACCGTCGGCGTGCTGCTTTCGGGCATT